GTTTCAAACCCCTGATGTTTATAGTTTACCAGATGGGAATGCCGTGGCGATCGCCGTTCCTGCCCCGACTTTGGCTTCTGGTTCCCCTAGTCAAAATCGTGGTACAGTTGTAATTGATCCCGGACATGGAGGTAGGGATCCTGGAGCCATTGGTATTGGGGGAGTACAGGAAAAAGGAATTGTTTTAGAAATTTCTCAGGAAACGGCACGGGTTTTGAGACAGGGGGGTTATCAAGTGGTGATGATGCGCACCAGTGATGTTTTTGTTTCCCTTGAACAACGGGCAACACTGGCAAATAATAGTAATGGGGATGTTTTTGTTAGTATTCATGCCAACGCTGTGGGGGGCAATCGTCCTGAAGTCAATGGCTTAGAAACTTACTATTTTCAAACAGGAAGACTTTTAGCCCATACTATCCATCGTAATATTTTACGTCGCTTGAATGTGCGCGATCGCAATGTACGCCAAGCCAGATTTTATGTACTTCGTCATACAACTATGCCAGCGGTATTGGTGGAGGTTGGTTTTTTGACGGGTTCTATTGATAATCGTAATTTATCTAATCCTAGTTATCGTCGCCAGATGGGAGAGGCGATCGCCCATGGTATTATGGAGTACCTAAGATAATTGACGTTATCCTTACTTTCTATTATGGGAATTGGTGCGATCGCACATCATTGGCATATTCAGTGACAGATTGAGAAATAATGGTTTTTAAATTGGTATAAACCTTGGCAAAGGGGGGAACCTTGGAGGATAAACCCAACAAATCCGCTGTCACCAATACCTGTCCATCACAGTCTTTTCCTGCACCGATACCAATGGTGGGAATGGAAAGGCTATCGGTAATTTTTTGGGCTAAGTCGGCGGTAATATGTTCCAATACTATGGCAAATGCCCCTGCTTTTTCTAAAGCCATCGCTTGATTAAAGATGGTTTCTTGGGCGATGGCACTTTTGCCCTGTTGCTTATAACCCAAAACCCTTACAGACTGAGGGGTTAAGCCCACATGACCCATTACAGGGATACCAATTTCCGTTAACCTACTCACTGTTTCCACCATGGCAGGATAACCCCCCTCTAGTTTTACCGCATCCGCATTGGTTTCCTTGATAATTTTTCCTGCCGACTCAATGGCTTGAGATATGGAAGTTTGATAGGTCAAAAAAGGCAAATCGCATACCACAAAAGAACGTTTTACCCCACGACACACCGCCTGAGTATGGTGTATCATCTCCTCAAGGGTAATGGGTAGGGTGTTATCATGCCCCAAAGCCACCATTGCTAAGGAATCCCCCACCAAAATTAAGTCAATGTCCCCTTGATCAAGCAAAGAGGCGATCGCATAATCCCACGCCGTTAAGCAGACAATGGGCTTTTTTTCCTGTTTCCACTGACATAATTTTTGAATAGTGACTTTCATCCGTTAAATAATTGATAATAAAAAATGGGTAATTGATAGTTTTACGAGTGGTATTGCTTAAGTTAGATCTACAATCTGACTGGATACTTCAAATATTACCACTATTGCCCATTCCCTATTCCCCATTGCCCGCCTAAACTTACAATTATCGCTACATTTCTGATTTTATTGTTTAGAATTGTTACAAAAATCCCCTTTTTTCTTATGGTTGAAAGGTTATTAGGGTATTATAAAGATAGGTTATTAATAATGGAAATCTGTACTTTTAATTTTAAAAAAGTTTAGCCTCCCATTGTCTAAATGATAACATGCCGTTCAACCCGGAACAATAAAAACGCCCCGAAAAAGGAAAAATCGTAACATATCTTGACAAAATCCACAGCCAAGATAGATGTGAACTCCTAACCATTTTCCTGATAAATTAATGGCAGTAAAAGAATAAAGCAATCAAACTGAATTATTTATGAGTATTATAAAAATCTCTACAACCCCTTTTGACGATCAAAAACCGGGGACATCAGGACTACGTAAAGCCGTCACCGTATTCCAAAAATCCCACTATTTAGAAAACTTTGTTCAATCAATTTTTGACAGTCTGCCCGAACTAAAAGGAAAAACCCTCGTGCTAGGGGGAGATGGACGTTATTATAACCGTCAAGCCATTCAAACCATCCTCAAAATGGCATCCGCCAATGGTGTAGGGCGTGTTTTAGTTGGTTGTGATGGTATTTTATCCACCCCCGCCGCCTCCTGCCTAATTCGTGGTAACAACGCCTATGGTGGCATCATCCTTTCCGCTTCCCATAACCCTGGAGGAGAAAACGGTGACTTTGGCATCAAATATAACGTTACCAATGGTGGCCCAGCGCCCGAAAAAGTAACCGAGGCAATTTACCAGCGCACCCTAACCATCCAAGAATACTTTATCCTCGAATCAGCGGACATCAACCTGAGTAACCAAGGTTCATTTAAACTGGGTGATATGGATGTGGAAGTAGTGGATTCCGTTAAACCCTACATTGAATTAATGGAGTCTCTTTTTGACTTTGATTTGATCAAAAAAATGCTCACTGGTGGTCAGTTCAAAATGTGTATGGATTCCCTCCATGCCGTGACAGGACCCTATGCCAAAGCAATTTTTGAGCAAAAACTAGGGGCAACGGAAGGAACCGTAATTAACGGCACTCCCCTAGAGGATTTTGGGGGTGGACATCCTGACCCCAATTTGGTTTATGCTAAGGGATTGGTGGATATTCTGTTTGGGGATAATGCCCCCGATTTTGGTGCTGCTTCCGATGGTGATGGCGATCGCAACATGATTTTAGGCAAACATTTCTTTGTCAACCCTAGTGATAGTTTAGCCGTGATTACCGCCAACGCCCACCTCGTCAAGGGCTACAAAGACGGATTAGCAGGGGTTGCCCGTTCCATGCCCACCAGCGCCGCTGTGGATAGGGTAGCCGAAAAACTAGGTATCGACTGTTACGAAACCCCCACAGGTTGGAAATTCTTTGGTAATCTCTTGGATGCCAACAAAGCCACCATTTGCGGAGAGGAAAGTTTCGGTACTAGCTCTAATCATATCAGAGAAAAAGATGGACTCTGGGCGGTGCTCTTCTGGTTAAACATCCTTGCAGTGAGGGGAGAATCCGTGGAGCAAATCGTCAAATCCCACTGGCAAACCTACGGGCGTAACTTCTATTCTCGTCACGACTACGAGGAAGTAGCCACCGAAGGCGCCAATGAATTGGTCAATCAACTACGCAGTCAATTTGATACCCTCGTAAGTAAAACCTATGGTAAATATACCGTTCAATATGCTGATGATTTTAGTTACACTGATCCTGTAGATGGTAGCATATCAGAAAAACAAGGGGTTCGTATCGGCTTTAGCGATGGTTCAAGGATCATTTTCCGTCTTTCTGGTACAGGTACAAAAGGCGCCACGGTGAGGGTATATTTAGAAAGTTATGAACCTGATAGCAATAAGCAAGATTTAGACACCCAGGAGGCGCTCGGGGATTTAATTCAGGTAGCCGAAGAGATTGCCCACATCAAGAAATATACCAACAGAGATAAACCCACCGTAATTACCTAATGATCAATAACCCAGCGCTTTGATGCACCCCTGCCAAGTTTGGGGAAGTAATATGAAATATGAAAGTCCCCCAGAATTGGGGGATTTAGGGTGCTACCCATCGCTTTGATGCCCAAGTTTGGGGGGGGGAAATGCAAAAGTCCCCCAGCATTGGGAGAAGTGAGTGGTTAACCTATCAAAGTTTCTAATTTTGCCAAAACTTCATTAATAAGTGAAGACGGGGATTCTTCGACAAAAGTAGTTTGTCTAGCAACACAATCAACTGCCCTAATTTGATCAACTAAAACAACTCCATGGGTTTGCATTTGTGAAGGTAATTTAACCTCAAAAACCCATCCTTTTTGACGACTGGTAATCGGACAAATTAAAATAATTTTGGAAATTTGATTATAGGCAATAGGTGATATAACAAGAGCAGGACGATAACCTGATTGTTCGCTACCAGTACGGGGGTTCAATTCGAGTTTAACAATATCACCACGTTGGGGAATGCGATTATCAACTTTTACCAAATTTCTTCTCCGATTGTGTCACCCCAATCTAATTCATCATGTTGCATTTCAGGGGTAACATTTTTTAATAATTCTTCTAGGGTATATTTTGGTTTGGCAGGGGTAAGAATAATTTTATTATCTTCAATGGAAATATTTAATAATTCTCCTTCTTGTAAGTTAACCTGTTGAGTTATGGTTTGAGGAAGTCTAATGCCTAATGAATTCCCCCACATACTTATCTTCTGGGTAATCATTTTTTTTGCTCCAGACAAAATGTTTATACATTAAATATATCATTTGACGATAAAAGGGGAGATTAGCAATAACGATAAATTTTATCCCGAACTCAGGTTAATTAAACTCCAAAAATCACGAGGTTTGAGAATTAATACATCTTGAATAGGATTCAAAACTAATAAATCATCATCACCAGTAATTAGGTAAGAAGCATTACCATTTAAAGCTAAATCGATAAATTTATTATCTTTCTCATCTCGACATAAATTAACTCTTTGAATAATTGGCACACAATGCCAGTTTATTTTTATTCGCTCTGATAATCCATCAATCTCTTTTGGCGTAATATATTTAGCAAATTTAGTTCTACTTAAAACAGATGACAACTCGCTTAACGTATCATGAGAATACAGAATAATTCCTCTATTTTCCCCCCAATTTAACACCTGCGCAGGAATAGAATTAGGGGCAAGAATAGAACTAATAAGAATATTAGTATCTAAAACTAAGCGAATGGAGAAGTCAATCATCTACTAATAATTCTTGTAGTTTATCCTCCGTTAAACCCTTTTCTAAGGCTCGGTTGCCAATATCTGCTCTAAATTGTTGAAATTCTTGAAGATTGATGCTGGTAATTCTTTGATAATCTTCCATCGACATAATAACTGCAACATCACGATTTTGTTTTTGTATGGTGATGGGTTCACGTTGTGCTTGATTAATGATATTGCCGAAGGTTTGTTTCGCTTCTGTGGCAGAGACAAATCGCATAATTTATCGGGGCATTAGCAATGTTTATTATTATTTTATTGTAAGTGAAATAGATAAAATAGACAAAATGAATGATTACTTCTTATGAGGTGCAGGGAGAATAAAATATGGAAGTCCCCCAGAATTGGGGGATTTAGGGGGCTAACCCAGCGCTTTGATGCGCGCCCCCCCCGCATACTTTCTCCATGAGCTTTGGTATAATGAGCATAAATATATTGAACTCCAAAAGTGCCGACAGTACTATATATCAAAGGTTGAGGATTATTCTTTTATGCCAATGAAGGAAATGAACCAATGCACATCCATTGTCAAAAAGGTGATATGGAATGTAAGTATTGGCTAAATCCAGAAATGTTTGAAATCCAAGAGGCTTATTCTTATGAGATGAATAAAAACAGTGTTAGGGAAATTAGAAAATTGACATACTCACCCGTTAAGCTAACGCTGTAACGGGCGATTCTGAACAGCCAATTGCTTGACCATTTATCCACTCAAACAACGATAGTTGCAGAGGGTTGCTAGGCTCAACGACTAACGCCATTGATTTCTCCCGTTTTTTAGACGAATCTGTTAATTCAGATTTAGCCGTAACTTTCTGATTATCCACCAGTAGCTTGGATGGACTAATTCCAAGTATTTCTAGTCCTTTCATTCCAATATTTACACTTGCCTGATTGTCTGCATCCGCAATGAATCCGCAATTAGTACAAACAAACTTTTCTTTATTCCTACTAGCGGAGTCAACATGACCACAATTTGAGCAAGTTTGTGATGTAAATTTAGGGTTAACTTCAGTTACAATACAACCAAACTTCTCAGCTACCTGTTGTATTTTTAATACCAATTCACCCCAAGAACAATCACGAATCAATCTATTTAATGCTCTTTTTGCTGATTGACTATTTCTTAAATATTTACCGTTTTCATCTTGTTTAGGTTTACATCTTTTGCTCATTCCTTGGATGTTTAAATCTTCCAGAACAATGACATCAGCTAACCTAGTTAAATGGTGGGCAATATTCCATTGATAGTTAGTTCTCCTATTAACTATTTTTTGGTCAATTCTTGCCAAATTTTGATATGCTTTTTTTTGATTTTTAGAACCTTTCTTTTTACGACTAGCTCTACGTTGTCTAATAGTTTTAGTGCGTTCTAATTGCTTTTCAAAGTTCGGGTTTTTAATCTGTTCTCCATTACTTAATGCCAACAATTTCTTTATTCCCAAATCAACCCCTATTACAGATTTTACTTGGTCTAAATCTTTTGGTTGTGATTGTGGAATAGATTTATCCTCAAGGGTAATAGAGACATACCACCCATCTGCTTTTTGCCTAACTGTGACCGAACGTAAACTAAACCCTTCGGGTATTTGACGAGACTGAAAAAATCTCATCCAACCGATAGAAGGAAGATAGATTTTATTGCCTTTTAATTTTACTTGATTAGGCGGATAGTTAAAACTTTTAAACCGTTGTCTAGTTTTAAATTTAGGGTATCCTCTCCCATCAAAAAAGTTCTTAAATGCTGTGTCTAATTTACGCAAATTTTGCTGTAAAACTGTTGAATGGATTTGTTTATACCAACTCCGAGTTTTCTTTAAATTTGGCAATTCTGACGACTGTATCTCGTAGGCACTCCGTTTTTTATCTCCCTTAAAAGGTTCTCCTAAGTTCGAGTTTTTAGACACTGAACAAGTCAATGGACAACATTCTGCTTTTGTCCTTAAATCACAGTAATTCCCTAGCTTAGGTTGCTTTACTTGGTCATAGCTTTCAATTCTATCTCTAAGACAAAAATTGTAATGAGAGCGAAGCATATCAAGCCAATTCGCCATCATTTGTTGCTGATAGCTACTTGGTTTTAACTTGTACTTATATGCTTTGTTCATTTTTTTTGTTATCCTAAAGATATATTTATTATATCTTTTTTATAGAAACATGGTTAAAAAAACTCAAATTAATTTAAAGTTGCCTGAGTTTGAATATCGGGTGTTGGAAGATTACTGTCAAAGAACAGGGAGGTCTAAAACAGAGATTTTAAGAGAGTTTATTCGTTCTCTCGAAAACTCTGGGAAGTAAGGACTCGCTGTCGCTCGATTTGTTTATCGGTTCGTTTACATCCCCCGTTGATTTCAGTGGGTATTTTTTCGGGAGAAATTCAAAGGGGGTCTTTCACTCACATTTAAGATAACTTATCAAAACTTGGATGATCTTATTGAAGCGTGGATCAACTTTCACGGAGAATAAATAATGGAAAAACTACATCACATCGAAAAAATTGAATTTCATAATGATTATTTAATATTATCCGTAGATAATAAGCACTATTCTTTTCCTCTTTCTGAAATATCCCAAAAATTGCTAAATGCCACAGAAATCGAGCGAAATCTTTATAGAGTATCGGCTTCTGGTTATGGTATCCATTGGTTAACTCTTGATGAAGATTTATCCATTGATGGTTTACTCAAACTAAGGCAATATGACCAGCCCAGCGCCCTGCTACAATAATGATGTTGTCGTGGCAGTTGTAACTTCCGCAAAACCCAGAACCATTACAGATGTGGTTCTACAGCAATGGCAAGAAAGTGGTTTAAAAGTCCCCCAGAATTGGGGGATTTAGGGGGCTACCCACCGCTCTGATGCCACCCTGCCCCCCAAGTTTGGGGGGAGAAATACAAGAGGTTTCCAAAGGAGATTTAGGGGGTTACCCATCGCTTTGATGCCCCCCTGCCCCCAAGTTTGGGGGGAGAAATGCAAGAGGTTTTCAAAGGGGATTTAGGGGGCTACCCACCGCTCTGATGCCACCCTGCCCCCCAAGTTTGGGGGGAGAAATGCAAGAGGTTTTCAAAAGGGATTTAGGGGGCTACCCATCGCTCTGATGCCCCCCTGCCCCCCCAAGTTTGGGGAGAGAAATGCAAGAGTGTTTATGGTGCTAAACTCTGTAAGTCATCACAATAACGGCTAATTTGGATAATGACTTTATCAATATTATTCAGTACTTCCTCGTTCTTGAAGCGGATTACTCGATAACCATGCTCTGCCAGTTTTTCTGTTCTACATTGGTCATATTCTTGTCTATCATCATGATAACTACCGTCTATCTCAATTACTAATTTTATGGAGGGGCAGTAAAAATCTAAGATAAAATCACCTACTGGATGCTGACAACGAAATTTTAAGCCATGGACTTGTTTATTACGTAGTCTTTCCCACAGGGCTTTTTCTGCCGGGGTTAATTGGTGTCTCAATCTCTTTGCCGCTTCTCTGACTTCGGGTGTTGTCCCCCTAATGAAGTTCATGATTTTCTGCTTATCAATTACGTTAATTATTTTAGATTATAAAATCAAAAAAGTCCCCCAGAATTCGGGGATTTAGGGGCTACCCACCGCTTTGATGCCCCCCCTGCCCCCCAAGTGTGGGGTGAGAAATGAAAAAGTCCTCCCTACCTCTCCTCTTATTAATCTTTCTCATGATATTTTTCCCGCAGGAGTTAATCAGTATCTTGTTTGTTTGAGGGCTTCTTTTATTTGTCCCTTATAAAACCAATTATTTTTTACGGTAATTAATTCATAAAACAAAAAAATTCCCCCGGTTATGAGGGAATTAACTTAGTATTTATCGTTATAAATATCCTGAACTCTAAAGGAGATTTAAAATTACACTGTTAGCATCAACCACAGTAGCAACTCCAGTTCCAGAATCAGCTAAGAAGCCACGACCAGCAACTTCTGCATCAATACCAGAGTATGCGGCACGTCTTGCAGTTGTATCAAGAGCATTGGTAAAGATGTTGGCACTTTGGATTCTATTGTTTAAAGTCTGGATGTCAGTTCCTTCAGCACCTAAAGCAATCTCGAGAGCTGCACTAGCAAGAGTTACACTGCCATTGTCTAACTGTTCAGACCAGAAAGCTAAACCAGTGGCATCAGCATTTCTGCTAAAGCTGAACTGATAAATTTGATTAATCATGGCATTACCCATTAAGTTACCAAAGATGCTTTGAGCTTCGGTAGAATTACCAAAATCATTAACAATGGCATTATAAGCAGTTAGGGCATCACCTTCTAAAACGTCACCACTCTTAGGAGAGTAGCTGATACCAGCATCCCCTAATACGCCATTCCAGAATTCTAAACCAGCAGGATCTCCTGGGCGACCGTAGTAGGCAACATAAGCAAGTTGTGCGCTAGTTCCATCAAGAGTCAAAGGTGCTAATCCAGAAGTATCGACGATTTGAGTGCTACGATCTAATTCGTCAATAATTATTCTTTGACCTGCAGCTTCCACAGTAAACGCATAGTTGAAAGAACGGAAAGAATCAGTATTGTTTTGATTAAAGAAGGGATTTAGTCCTGTAACAATAATACCATCATCTAAAAATTCTCCCACATCGCCACCATTAATGGTGAGAGTAATTGAGGCTGTACTAGGGCTAGTAGCAACAAAAGTTACATTCGATCCACCTGGGGTATTATTAGAAAATTGGATTATTTCCCCAGTTCTCGCATTTTTTAGGGCAAAAGCTGGAGCACCTTGACCATTTTGACCAGTTGTGTTAAATACATCAGCATTGGCAGTTATTGTAGAACGAATAATAATCTCTGAGGTATCAAAATCAGGATCTATGTCCGTAAAAGTAACTCGTGCTTGGTCAGCAGCATAGACGGGTTCACTACCAAATAATCCCACAAGAAAGTTATCATTTCTATTTAAAGAACCACTGAAAGATGCTATGTCATTGGCTGCAGCTCTTTGAATCCTAGAATAGTTGATTCTGCTAAAAGTATTAAAAGAATCAGGACTGGAAAGCTGATATGCGAAACTCTCATCACCCAACTCATCCCCAAAATCTAGGGCACCTAGAGTTCCCGTTCCTCCTTCCAGAGCCGTCAATACAAGTCGATAGGTTCTACCAGCACTTAAAGCACTGCTGGGTACAATAAATTCCGCAAAGTTGTTGTCCAAAACAATTCTAGAGGATGGATTTATACCCCCAGAGTTAACAACTTCTCCTGTTGCGGTGTCGACTACTGCATAGGCAATATTCTTTTCGTTCAGATCAGAAGAAGTAAATTGAAATCTCTTACTACCAACACTGTCACTGGTAATGGAGAATTCAAACTCATCTATAGGTAATATTCCCTGACCTGTAGCAGTAGAAAAGTCGGGTCCTGGAGCATCAGGAATAGCGGCTAAAAAATCTGTGCTTTCAAAAGTTCCGTTTAATGAAATCATTGGTTTTCTTTAAGTTATTTCAAGAAGTTGATCTGTATTTTTAGACTAAAAATTATTCTGACTAATATTATCATAGTTATCAAAAACTTGTCAATATTTTTCAGAATGGAGTTAAAACTTATTATAATGACTGAAATCTAAAGATTTGAGCCTAATTTAAAAACATATTTTATAATCATATCTTGACCTTTTTTAAGAGTAAGATATGAACGTTTTTAATTACTTTTTTAAAAGTATTTTTGTTTAACTCCTCACACGCTCCTAAATATTAAGAGATGTTCTATTACGATTAAGATTATAGCGATAATAACCGAAAATGATACATTTATTTCAAAAAATATATATTTTCTTGGTTTTTATTATGCCCTCTCATTATCAATGCCTATCATGATACATAAAATGTAATATTTGTTCCCACTTTTTTTTATTTTGGTGGGGGAGCATCAGGGCGTTGGTTTTGCCCCCTAAATCCCCAAACTTGAGGGTCAGGGAAGGCATTAGGGCGTCGGGTTCGCCCCCTAAATCCCCCAATTCTGGGGGACTTTGATGGTTTAAGGCGATCTTATTGATGGATTAAAGGGCGATCGCGCTTAGGATAATTTGAGAGTATTTATGTATTGCTCCCCCCAAACTTGGGGGGCAGGGGGCATCGGAGCGTTGGGTTTGCCCCCTAAATCCCCCAAACTTGACGGTCAGGGAAGGCATTAGGGCGTTGGGTTTGCCCCCTAAATCCCCCAATTCTGGGGGACTTTAATGGTTTAAGATGATCTTGTTGGTAGGTTAAAGGGCGATCGATTATCAGGTTATTCTCATTGTGAGTATGATAGAGAAAAAACCCATTTAGAACTAAGATGGACAATACAATGAATATTCGTGAACAAGTTTTAACAGAAATAAATCAACTACCCCAAGAGAAATTAAATTTAGTTTTGGAATTTGTCAATACTCTAAAATATAGCAATGGCAATAGAAAAGAAGAAATAACAAAAGATCCTCTAGCAAAGTTTATTGGAGCCGTTAGCCAAGGAGACATAGCAAATAATCTGGATGAAGATTTATATGAGTAATTCTTTGTTTATTGACACTTGGGGATGGCTGACTCTCAATGATCAAAAAGAAACCTTACATAAAGAAACAGTTAACTGTTATCGTCAATGTTTAAAACAGCAATGGACTTTTGTTACTAGCGATTATGTTTTAGATGAAACATTTACTTTATTTTTTAAAAGACTTAGTCGTTATCAAGCCCAGAAATCATCTCAGGCACTATTAGATAGTTTTCAAGAGGATAATTTTCGGTTAATTAACGTTAATCAAGAACGATTTTATCAGACAGTAAAACTAAGAAACCAATATTTGGATAAACCTCGTATTTCTTTTACCGATTTATCTTCAATGGTAATAATGCGGGAATTTAACATCATCCACATCTTAACCAATGACTCCCATTTTGAGCAAGTAGGAATGGGGTTTATTCATCTGCCTTTAGAATAACTTGAGAGTGTTTATGTATTGCGCCCCCCAAACTTGGGGGGCAGGGGGGGTATGAGGGCGTTGGTTTTGCCCCGCAAATCCCCCAAACTTGAGGGTCAGGGGGGGCATGAGAGCGTTGGTTTTGCCCCGCAAATCCCCCAATAAGGGTCAGGGAAGGCATCGGAGCGTTGGGTTTGCCCCCTAAATCCCCCAATACTGGGGGACTTTGATGGTTTAAGACGATCTTGTTAATAGATTAAAGGGCGATCGCACTTAGAATAATTTGAGAGTATTTATGTATTACTCCCCCCAAACTTGGGGGGCAGGGGGGGCATTAGGGCGTTGGGTTTGCCTCCTAAATCCCCCAAACTTGGGGGGCAGGGGGGCATCAGAGCGGTGGGTTTGCCCCCTAAATCCCCCAATTCTGGGGGGCAGGGGGGGCATCGGAGGGGTTTGCCCCCTAAATCCCTACCCCTCTGCTTATACATATAACAGTAAGATGAGAGTTATGGCTGTTAGGGGAAAACCAAAGCGAAAGTGTTCCCAAAATGAAAGATTATAACCCTCAGATTTAGCCGCTTCCACCATGATTAAATTAGCCACGGAACCAAATAGGGTTAAATTACCTGCAAGGGTGGCACTGGAGGCGAGTAAAATCCAATTTTGGGGATTGTCTACCATAAAGTCTTTGATCAGTAAAACCGTAGGCACATTGGAGATGAGATTGGAAAGGATGGCGGTGACGGTAACTAAACCCCAAGGATGGGAGACGTAGGGGATGAATATATCTAGTAAATCTAAGTTTTGTACACTGCGGGTAAGGATGAATAAGCCAGAAAACATGAGTAGTAACGACCAGTTTATTTCTTGTAATACTTTTTGGGGTTTGAGGCGACGGGTAATCAGAAGTAAGGCGGCGGCGATGAAGGCACTTTCGGCAAGGGGCATTCCTATGACAAAACTGATTAACATGATAGTGGTAATGATTAATGTTTTGATCAACAGGGGTTTATGGATTTTGATGGGGGGAAGATTGGTAATGGTGAGGGGTAAGGGCGATCG
The sequence above is a segment of the Cyanobacterium stanieri PCC 7202 genome. Coding sequences within it:
- a CDS encoding hypothetical protein (KEGG: mar:MAE_16640 alkaline phosphatase~SPTR: Alkaline phosphatase) translates to MISLNGTFESTDFLAAIPDAPGPDFSTATGQGILPIDEFEFSITSDSVGSKRFQFTSSDLNEKNIAYAVVDTATGEVVNSGGINPSSRIVLDNNFAEFIVPSSALSAGRTYRLVLTALEGGTGTLGALDFGDELGDESFAYQLSSPDSFNTFSRINYSRIQRAAANDIASFSGSLNRNDNFLVGLFGSEPVYAADQARVTFTDIDPDFDTSEIIIRSTITANADVFNTTGQNGQGAPAFALKNARTGEIIQFSNNTPGGSNVTFVATSPSTASITLTINGGDVGEFLDDGIIVTGLNPFFNQNNTDSFRSFNYAFTVEAAGQRIIIDELDRSTQIVDTSGLAPLTLDGTSAQLAYVAYYGRPGDPAGLEFWNGVLGDAGISYSPKSGDVLEGDALTAYNAIVNDFGNSTEAQSIFGNLMGNAMINQIYQFSFSRNADATGLAFWSEQLDNGSVTLASAALEIALGAEGTDIQTLNNRIQSANIFTNALDTTARRAAYSGIDAEVAGRGFLADSGTGVATVVDANSVILNLL
- a CDS encoding hypothetical protein (KEGG: ana:asl1496 hypothetical protein~SPTR: Asl1496 protein) → MDNTMNIREQVLTEINQLPQEKLNLVLEFVNTLKYSNGNRKEEITKDPLAKFIGAVSQGDIANNLDEDLYE
- a CDS encoding hypothetical protein (COGs: COG2402 nucleic acid-binding protein contains PIN domain~KEGG: srm:SRM_00777 hypothetical protein~SPTR: Putative uncharacterized protein), whose protein sequence is MKIYMSNSLFIDTWGWLTLNDQKETLHKETVNCYRQCLKQQWTFVTSDYVLDETFTLFFKRLSRYQAQKSSQALLDSFQEDNFRLINVNQERFYQTVKLRNQYLDKPRISFTDLSSMVIMREFNIIHILTNDSHFEQVGMGFIHLPLE